Proteins from a genomic interval of Flammeovirgaceae bacterium SG7u.111:
- a CDS encoding OmpA family protein: MNPKKLLFFALILFPVLSVFAQGTESKKALKLYESAQKYKQSRNFDKAIEELEKSVRIDPNFADAHRELGYFYLVLREVKKSRVHYEKAAELAPDNKDYIIPYIMVAQFHIGDGLYSSAKVNAEKFLSFNPSTRYQRDINLAKKIIATADYALEGMKNPLNFNPTPLSKIVNRYSQQYFPVLTADQKTLIFTARVGHNDENMYESQFVDSAWQEPVYMEELNTHFNEGTCSISADGKTLIFTACEGSRERQVIGACDLFISRKVGGVWSKPENMGNVVNGRSWESQPSLSADGRTLYFVSDRSGTLGGNDIWVTRMNSDDQWTHPTNLGNPINTPGDEVSPFIHANGKTLFFSSDGLMGYGKLDLFQTELENETWAEPSNLGYPINDHNAQVSLFISADGLKGFYSHEDIQDGRVISSVLTSFDVPEEIRIKNISDYVKGKVFDAETKEPLGANIDLTDIVSRDVISNVVSDPKDGDYLIVLTEGSEYALHVQKKGYLYKSLSFNYSEKHQNGIELDIYLDPIKEGSTVTLSNIFFESGSYELLPKSKTELLKLIQFLKENEDMKIEIGGHTDDVGSDTDNKVLSLNRARSVVQYLESAGVPEKRMTYKGYGETEPVASNETDEGKAQNRRIEFKII, translated from the coding sequence ATGAATCCAAAGAAGCTATTGTTTTTTGCGCTTATATTGTTTCCTGTATTAAGCGTATTTGCCCAAGGCACGGAGTCCAAAAAAGCACTGAAGCTCTACGAAAGTGCTCAGAAGTACAAGCAGTCCCGCAACTTCGATAAGGCAATAGAAGAACTTGAAAAGTCGGTACGTATTGATCCAAACTTTGCCGATGCTCACCGTGAGCTGGGTTATTTTTATTTGGTTCTCCGTGAGGTGAAAAAGTCGCGGGTTCATTATGAAAAAGCTGCAGAGCTTGCTCCAGATAATAAGGATTATATTATTCCGTATATCATGGTGGCTCAGTTCCACATTGGTGATGGGCTGTACAGCTCGGCAAAGGTGAACGCAGAGAAGTTTCTGTCTTTTAACCCCAGTACTCGTTACCAAAGAGATATCAACCTTGCAAAAAAGATTATTGCCACTGCTGATTATGCGCTAGAGGGCATGAAAAACCCTCTGAATTTTAACCCTACACCTCTCTCAAAAATAGTGAATAGGTATTCTCAACAGTACTTTCCTGTACTCACTGCCGATCAGAAAACATTGATATTCACCGCAAGGGTAGGTCACAACGACGAGAACATGTATGAAAGCCAGTTTGTAGATAGTGCTTGGCAAGAGCCTGTCTACATGGAGGAACTGAATACACATTTCAATGAAGGTACTTGCAGTATTTCTGCCGATGGTAAAACCTTGATTTTCACAGCTTGTGAAGGCTCTAGGGAAAGGCAAGTAATAGGTGCTTGTGATTTGTTTATTTCCAGAAAAGTAGGTGGGGTTTGGAGTAAGCCAGAAAACATGGGCAATGTGGTGAATGGAAGGTCGTGGGAATCGCAGCCTTCGTTGTCTGCCGATGGAAGAACGCTATATTTTGTATCGGACAGGAGCGGGACATTAGGTGGAAATGATATTTGGGTTACGAGGATGAATAGTGATGACCAATGGACACATCCAACTAACCTTGGCAATCCTATCAATACGCCTGGTGATGAGGTTTCTCCTTTTATTCATGCAAATGGAAAAACTTTGTTTTTTTCTTCAGATGGCTTAATGGGCTATGGAAAGCTAGATTTGTTTCAAACAGAATTGGAAAATGAGACTTGGGCTGAGCCTTCTAACCTAGGCTATCCAATAAACGATCATAATGCTCAGGTTTCTTTGTTCATTTCGGCTGATGGGCTAAAAGGATTTTACTCGCATGAGGACATCCAAGATGGAAGGGTAATCAGTAGCGTGCTTACAAGTTTTGATGTACCCGAAGAAATCCGAATCAAAAATATTAGCGATTATGTGAAGGGAAAAGTATTTGATGCAGAAACGAAAGAGCCGCTCGGTGCTAATATCGACCTTACGGACATCGTATCTCGAGATGTGATTAGTAATGTAGTTTCCGATCCAAAAGATGGCGATTACCTCATAGTACTTACCGAAGGTTCGGAATATGCCTTGCATGTGCAAAAGAAAGGGTATCTATACAAAAGTTTGAGTTTCAATTACAGTGAAAAGCATCAGAATGGAATAGAGCTAGATATATATTTGGATCCGATAAAAGAAGGCTCAACAGTAACGCTTAGCAATATTTTCTTCGAATCTGGTTCTTATGAGTTGCTGCCAAAATCAAAGACAGAGTTACTCAAGTTGATCCAGTTCCTAAAGGAAAATGAGGACATGAAAATAGAGATTGGTGGTCATACAGATGATGTGGGCAGCGATACGGACAATAAAGTTCTTTCGCTCAATCGGGCAAGGTCAGTGGTGCAGTATCTTGAAAGTGCGGGTGTTCCCGAAAAAAGAATGACTTATAAAGGATACGGAGAAACCGAACCTGTAGCTAGTAATGAAACAGATGAAGGGAAAGCTCAAAACCGTAGAATTGAATTTAAAATCATCTAG
- a CDS encoding SDR family oxidoreductase, giving the protein MKILFIGGTGNISAASTRLAIEKGYEVYLFNRGNRPVPEGAKSLVGDITDLEGTKALLKDHYFDVVANFIAFTPEDVQRDIELFKGKTDQYIFISSASAYEKPASHPVITESTPLKNPYWQYSRDKIACEDLLNKVYREEDFPMTIVRPSLTYDTVIPVAIGSWEDFTIIDRIRKGKPIIIHGDGSSLWTITHSDDFAIGFVGLLGHQQAIGHSFHITSDEILTWNQIYDAVGAAAGVTPKVVYIPSDFIAKFDDFQKGNLLGDKAVSVVFDNTKIKSFVPEFKATIPFKVGIKRTVKWFEQESSRMKIIEENNQFMDKVIAAYQK; this is encoded by the coding sequence ATGAAAATCTTGTTTATCGGCGGCACCGGGAATATATCTGCTGCTTCTACTCGCCTTGCCATTGAGAAAGGGTATGAGGTGTATTTGTTCAATAGGGGAAATAGACCAGTTCCTGAAGGGGCTAAGTCTTTGGTGGGGGATATAACAGACCTTGAAGGAACGAAAGCGCTTCTCAAAGATCATTATTTTGATGTGGTTGCAAATTTCATTGCCTTTACACCTGAAGATGTACAGCGCGATATTGAATTATTTAAGGGCAAGACCGATCAGTACATATTTATCAGTTCGGCTTCGGCATACGAAAAGCCTGCCTCCCATCCGGTTATAACCGAGAGTACCCCGCTCAAAAATCCATATTGGCAATATTCGAGGGATAAAATTGCTTGCGAAGACTTGCTCAATAAAGTGTATAGAGAAGAAGATTTCCCCATGACAATTGTCCGTCCTTCGCTTACCTATGATACCGTGATTCCCGTGGCCATTGGGAGTTGGGAAGATTTTACCATTATCGATAGGATTCGGAAAGGAAAGCCAATAATCATCCACGGGGATGGTTCATCGCTCTGGACCATTACGCATTCCGATGACTTTGCCATAGGCTTTGTAGGGCTTTTGGGGCATCAGCAGGCTATTGGGCATAGCTTTCATATCACTTCAGACGAGATTTTGACCTGGAACCAGATTTACGATGCGGTAGGTGCAGCAGCAGGTGTAACGCCCAAAGTAGTATATATCCCATCTGATTTTATAGCTAAATTCGACGATTTCCAAAAAGGAAACTTATTAGGGGACAAGGCTGTAAGCGTGGTTTTTGACAATACGAAAATAAAGTCATTTGTACCAGAATTCAAGGCGACTATCCCTTTTAAAGTTGGTATAAAAAGGACTGTAAAATGGTTTGAACAAGAATCTTCTCGCATGAAAATAATAGAAGAAAATAACCAGTTTATGGATAAAGTGATAGCCGCTTACCAGAAATAA
- a CDS encoding YqaE/Pmp3 family membrane protein → MSIIRMVLAILLPPLGVFFTVGIRGAFWLNILLTLLGFIPGIIHAVWVIAKHDE, encoded by the coding sequence ATGAGTATCATCAGGATGGTTTTAGCAATTTTATTACCCCCTTTGGGCGTATTTTTTACCGTAGGAATCCGAGGCGCTTTTTGGTTGAATATTTTACTCACGCTTTTAGGTTTTATCCCAGGGATAATCCATGCGGTATGGGTAATAGCCAAGCATGATGAGTAG
- a CDS encoding YceI family protein, with product MKLVKLSNLLLIGLIVSLISCSGAKKTEEVAETEEVAVVEETPAGSLEDGTYTYSAEDSKIKWHASKMTGDHNGTVDLASGSFTVEGGEVKGGSFDIDLNTIVSEDLAGKDEMKAKLEGHLKSADFFDVETSPMATFEISEVTADSVKGNLTIKNISNEIAFPATIAADSTGISTKASFKLDRTKWDMMFHSGLEQWGDKTIKDEFTVEFDLVATKDAVQ from the coding sequence ATGAAACTTGTTAAATTGAGTAATCTCTTGCTTATTGGGTTGATCGTATCACTTATTTCATGTAGTGGTGCAAAGAAAACAGAAGAAGTTGCAGAAACTGAAGAAGTAGCTGTAGTCGAAGAAACCCCTGCTGGTAGCTTAGAAGATGGCACGTACACTTATTCTGCTGAAGATAGCAAAATCAAATGGCACGCATCCAAAATGACTGGCGATCACAACGGTACTGTTGACTTGGCTAGCGGCAGCTTTACGGTAGAAGGTGGTGAAGTAAAAGGCGGAAGCTTTGATATCGACCTTAACACTATCGTATCTGAAGACTTAGCGGGAAAAGATGAAATGAAAGCTAAACTTGAAGGACACTTGAAGTCAGCTGATTTCTTTGATGTAGAAACTAGCCCAATGGCAACTTTCGAAATTTCTGAAGTTACTGCTGATTCTGTAAAAGGAAACTTGACCATCAAGAATATTTCTAATGAAATTGCATTTCCAGCTACTATTGCTGCTGATAGCACTGGAATTAGCACAAAAGCTTCTTTCAAATTGGATAGAACAAAGTGGGATATGATGTTCCACTCTGGGTTAGAGCAGTGGGGAGACAAAACCATCAAAGATGAGTTCACTGTAGAGTTTGACTTAGTAGCAACTAAAGACGCTGTTCAATAA
- a CDS encoding porin family protein produces the protein MRQLKAFSILATLGLLFIGNLSKTYAQGTYLGLKGGVNFSEFKGAESDVKMTPGAAFGAFIRQESAGNFAVTGEVNYMGKGTEYKDGLLESSTVNYLEIPVLFEFMLPGERIRPRLFAGPYAGFIMGAEDNAEVGGVSVDTEENYSSIDAGAILGAGVNMKVSEENWLLLDVRYGLGMKDITTDDDLDIRNRGFNVNLGFIFPIY, from the coding sequence ATGAGACAACTTAAAGCATTCTCCATACTAGCCACTTTAGGGTTATTATTCATCGGCAACCTCAGTAAAACTTATGCACAAGGAACTTACCTAGGCCTAAAAGGCGGGGTTAACTTCTCAGAATTCAAAGGTGCTGAATCAGATGTAAAGATGACTCCAGGAGCTGCATTTGGTGCTTTTATTCGCCAAGAGTCCGCGGGAAACTTTGCCGTTACGGGTGAGGTAAACTATATGGGAAAAGGCACGGAATACAAAGACGGACTGTTAGAGTCGAGCACGGTCAACTACTTGGAAATACCTGTTCTCTTCGAATTTATGCTTCCCGGTGAGAGGATTAGACCAAGACTTTTTGCAGGACCCTATGCAGGCTTTATCATGGGCGCAGAAGACAATGCTGAAGTTGGAGGGGTTTCGGTAGATACAGAGGAGAATTATTCCTCAATTGATGCTGGGGCAATTTTGGGAGCAGGCGTAAACATGAAAGTATCTGAAGAAAATTGGTTATTGCTCGATGTAAGATACGGGCTAGGTATGAAAGACATCACTACCGACGATGATCTGGACATCAGAAACCGAGGGTTTAATGTCAACCTAGGTTTTATTTTCCCCATCTATTAA
- a CDS encoding OmpA family protein, translating into MKNIISLIAIGLTSIFIYSSCSSWSNTAKGGSVGAGAGGAIGGVLGNKSGNTTQGAILGAAIGGVTGAAIGRYMDKQKEDLEEELGEVAEVERVGEGIKVTFGSGILFDFDSDGLKPTAKSSIQKMVETLEEYPDTEIMVTGHTDSEGSEKYNLRLSEERAKAVVEYAKLLGLNSDRLIPLGLGETQPVAKNDSEIGRAQNRRVEIAIYANEELKQKVKDGEVGK; encoded by the coding sequence ATGAAAAACATAATTAGTTTAATAGCTATAGGACTTACCTCAATTTTTATCTACAGCAGTTGCTCTTCATGGAGCAATACCGCCAAAGGGGGTTCAGTAGGCGCAGGTGCAGGTGGTGCAATTGGCGGAGTATTAGGCAACAAATCTGGAAATACAACCCAAGGGGCAATTTTAGGAGCTGCCATTGGTGGCGTGACCGGAGCGGCTATTGGCAGGTACATGGATAAACAAAAAGAAGACTTGGAAGAAGAACTTGGAGAAGTAGCGGAAGTAGAACGTGTGGGAGAAGGCATAAAAGTCACTTTTGGTTCAGGTATTTTGTTTGATTTTGACTCTGATGGCCTAAAACCAACAGCCAAGTCAAGTATCCAAAAAATGGTAGAAACCTTAGAAGAATATCCTGACACTGAAATAATGGTAACCGGCCATACAGATAGTGAAGGTTCTGAAAAATATAACCTTAGGCTTTCAGAAGAAAGGGCTAAAGCTGTAGTAGAATACGCTAAGCTTTTAGGATTAAATAGCGACAGGTTAATACCTTTAGGATTAGGCGAAACACAGCCAGTTGCCAAAAATGACTCGGAAATTGGTAGAGCTCAAAACAGGCGAGTTGAAATTGCCATTTATGCCAATGAAGAATTGAAACAAAAAGTAAAAGATGGCGAAGTAGGTAAATAA
- a CDS encoding VanZ family protein — translation MPIYLVVLVWFLFFYTGNRLIPNRNDYTLKRDVNAIPFVMIGHYIDKCTWEESGEDEYVEFAVNVFGNMLLFMPLGFLLPFMRWGSEKTGWVLLICCGLSLLIESLQISLSVGNFDIDDVILNTCGGYLGLLVYRLLYYKVA, via the coding sequence ATGCCCATCTATTTGGTGGTGCTGGTTTGGTTTTTATTTTTCTATACAGGAAACAGATTGATACCAAATCGTAATGATTACACCCTCAAAAGAGATGTAAATGCGATTCCCTTTGTGATGATAGGGCATTACATTGACAAATGCACTTGGGAAGAATCTGGCGAAGATGAATATGTTGAGTTTGCCGTGAATGTATTCGGGAATATGCTCTTGTTTATGCCTCTTGGCTTTTTATTACCATTTATGCGTTGGGGGAGTGAGAAAACAGGGTGGGTTTTGCTAATCTGTTGTGGCTTAAGTTTACTGATCGAGTCCCTCCAAATTTCATTGAGCGTAGGGAATTTTGATATTGATGATGTGATCCTCAACACTTGTGGAGGCTATCTGGGTTTGTTGGTTTACCGATTGCTTTACTACAAAGTGGCTTAA
- a CDS encoding WecB/TagA/CpsF family glycosyltransferase, which translates to MMKTIDILGIDVLSSTTSELLEDLDVLLSAPFKKAHSLTFVNAHTVNIVCEQPEAKEAITSSDFVLNDGIGLDLAASYKGEKFSENLNGTDFTPEVLGLCEKKGYKVFLFGTKQEILEVTVKNIKAKFPNLNIAGYRNGFFTNEDTPSIVEEINESGADVLIVAMGNPKQEMWIYENRSALKVKLAMGVGAFFDFTAGAVTRAPMWIRKVKFEWLYRLYLEPQRMWKRYLVGNFKFMFRVLAAGK; encoded by the coding sequence ATGATGAAAACAATTGACATTCTGGGAATAGACGTGCTTAGCTCTACTACTTCCGAATTGTTAGAGGATTTGGATGTGCTTCTAAGTGCGCCTTTTAAGAAAGCCCATAGTCTAACTTTTGTAAATGCTCATACAGTAAACATTGTATGCGAACAGCCCGAAGCTAAAGAAGCAATCACTTCTTCTGATTTCGTCTTAAATGATGGAATCGGTCTTGATTTGGCTGCTTCTTATAAAGGAGAAAAGTTTTCTGAAAACCTCAACGGTACTGATTTTACCCCAGAGGTATTAGGCTTGTGCGAAAAGAAAGGATACAAAGTTTTCTTGTTTGGTACCAAGCAAGAGATATTGGAGGTAACGGTTAAAAATATAAAAGCTAAATTTCCAAATCTCAATATTGCAGGTTACCGCAATGGCTTTTTTACCAATGAAGATACGCCTTCCATAGTAGAAGAAATAAATGAGTCTGGTGCGGATGTGTTGATTGTAGCGATGGGTAACCCAAAACAAGAAATGTGGATTTATGAAAATAGGTCTGCGCTTAAAGTAAAATTGGCGATGGGTGTTGGTGCTTTTTTTGATTTCACTGCTGGAGCGGTTACACGAGCTCCAATGTGGATCAGAAAAGTAAAGTTTGAATGGCTTTACAGACTTTACCTAGAGCCTCAAAGAATGTGGAAACGATATTTGGTTGGCAATTTTAAGTTTATGTTCCGAGTATTGGCTGCTGGGAAATAA
- a CDS encoding glycosyltransferase family 2 protein, which translates to MAESKVYITLVNWNNYNDTVECIASLTKLQDPNFQILIVDNGSSNGSVEVFKDLMTGECKEQEYTDYLKEKIGDVDITVLNEDHTIQFEHKTSRESNPFQHPVLVVNKLQNAGFAGGQNACFKYIMEQGDYSYAWMLNNDTEVVPDSLSTMVTEIESDEKIGMVGSVLIYHGEKEKIQTIGGGKFYPLLSATKLQYKNMHISELDNVTKEEAVEKLDFLMGASVLVRKEVLDEVGLIDEEYFVYVEEMDWMHRMKKEGWKLSVALDSKVFHKDSSSTKDIKEFYYYQLNKNHMIFLKKHYGMFYNVVSVVPAFLNTMRITQKKKNLRYTIKGLYEGFTYKAKKKIVA; encoded by the coding sequence ATGGCAGAATCTAAAGTTTACATCACACTAGTTAACTGGAACAATTATAATGATACTGTAGAATGTATCGCTAGCCTAACAAAGCTTCAAGATCCAAACTTTCAAATTTTGATAGTAGACAATGGCTCTTCAAATGGCTCAGTTGAAGTATTCAAAGATTTAATGACAGGAGAGTGTAAGGAGCAGGAGTACACTGACTACCTTAAAGAGAAAATAGGTGATGTAGATATTACTGTTCTTAACGAAGATCACACTATTCAGTTTGAGCATAAAACCTCTAGAGAAAGCAATCCTTTTCAGCACCCTGTGCTTGTAGTTAACAAGTTACAAAATGCTGGTTTTGCAGGTGGGCAAAACGCTTGTTTTAAGTACATAATGGAGCAAGGAGATTATTCGTATGCTTGGATGCTTAACAACGATACGGAAGTAGTGCCAGATTCTTTATCTACTATGGTGACTGAGATAGAGTCTGATGAGAAAATAGGTATGGTAGGCTCTGTCTTGATTTATCACGGTGAAAAAGAGAAAATTCAGACCATAGGTGGAGGGAAGTTCTATCCACTATTGTCAGCTACAAAGCTTCAGTATAAGAATATGCACATTTCTGAGCTTGACAATGTTACAAAGGAAGAGGCAGTAGAAAAGCTTGATTTCCTTATGGGAGCATCCGTATTGGTTCGTAAGGAAGTACTTGATGAAGTTGGTTTGATAGACGAAGAGTATTTTGTGTATGTAGAGGAAATGGATTGGATGCACCGCATGAAAAAAGAAGGCTGGAAACTGTCTGTAGCTTTGGATAGCAAAGTGTTCCATAAAGATAGCTCAAGTACAAAAGACATCAAGGAGTTCTATTACTATCAGTTGAACAAGAACCACATGATCTTCCTGAAGAAGCACTATGGAATGTTCTATAATGTGGTATCGGTAGTTCCTGCTTTCCTTAATACTATGCGTATCACTCAAAAGAAGAAGAACTTGCGCTATACTATTAAAGGGCTGTATGAAGGTTTTACATACAAGGCTAAAAAAAAAATAGTAGCTTAA
- a CDS encoding flippase, producing MTVMIQKLKDKLGKDADLKDMLTGSAVNFMFKILGVGFTFLLQVLVSRMYGAEGMGVFSLCVVVLQLSAMFGKAGLDQAVMKYNSQYSALGRMDIVKEINIKIFKFALGSSLLVTAILYFVSPYLAEYVFNKPHLTSYFQLTSYVVGPFTFVFIFSESLKGLRKIKSFAFLQECAHFIFATAILVIMHYFYKSDYIPEVAYMLGVMLTFIIGAILWYKQTGIMGHKASDEISYKTITDFALPIMVIYLMDALSRYIGILMLGSLATENEVGVFSAMEKITALVFLPLMVVNAIVIPKFSEFFAKNDMDKMEKSALQAGKLIMGLTAPIIIAIIILPEFILGMFGEEFKVSVYPLWVLSLGKFVFAGLGLAASVLQMTENQRIVRNVLVASTALNVALNYLLIPEFGVMGAAMSNAIAMISWNVLVLFLVKKKLGIFILYIPFISKLK from the coding sequence ATGACTGTCATGATCCAAAAGCTCAAGGATAAGCTTGGCAAAGATGCTGATCTTAAAGATATGTTGACTGGCAGTGCCGTCAACTTTATGTTCAAAATCTTAGGGGTGGGATTTACTTTCCTGCTCCAAGTTCTTGTCTCCCGTATGTATGGGGCTGAGGGTATGGGTGTATTTTCATTGTGCGTGGTAGTACTTCAGTTGTCGGCTATGTTTGGCAAGGCTGGGCTAGACCAGGCAGTGATGAAGTATAACTCCCAATACTCAGCACTTGGGCGGATGGATATAGTGAAAGAAATAAACATAAAGATCTTTAAGTTCGCTTTAGGGTCAAGTTTGTTGGTTACGGCAATCCTTTATTTTGTTTCGCCTTACTTGGCAGAATATGTGTTCAACAAGCCGCATCTTACATCTTATTTCCAGCTTACATCTTATGTAGTAGGTCCTTTCACTTTTGTATTTATTTTTTCAGAAAGCCTCAAAGGGTTGAGAAAAATAAAGTCATTTGCATTCTTACAAGAATGCGCACACTTCATCTTTGCAACAGCAATTTTGGTCATTATGCACTATTTCTATAAGAGTGATTATATACCAGAAGTAGCTTACATGTTGGGCGTGATGCTCACATTTATAATAGGAGCCATCTTGTGGTATAAGCAAACCGGTATAATGGGGCATAAAGCATCGGATGAGATCAGTTATAAAACTATTACTGATTTTGCTTTACCAATTATGGTTATTTACCTAATGGATGCTTTGTCAAGGTACATTGGTATTTTAATGCTGGGATCATTGGCCACGGAAAATGAAGTGGGGGTATTCAGTGCGATGGAAAAAATCACTGCACTTGTATTCTTACCTTTGATGGTAGTAAATGCGATTGTAATTCCTAAGTTTTCCGAGTTCTTTGCTAAAAACGATATGGATAAAATGGAGAAGTCTGCATTGCAAGCTGGCAAGCTTATTATGGGACTCACTGCTCCAATCATCATTGCCATCATCATTTTACCAGAGTTTATCTTAGGAATGTTTGGTGAAGAATTTAAAGTAAGTGTATATCCACTTTGGGTACTTTCATTAGGCAAGTTTGTATTTGCAGGATTGGGCTTAGCAGCTTCGGTATTGCAGATGACCGAAAACCAGCGAATTGTACGAAATGTACTTGTGGCTTCTACGGCACTCAATGTTGCATTGAATTACTTGCTTATACCTGAGTTTGGAGTGATGGGGGCTGCAATGTCAAATGCCATCGCTATGATTTCATGGAATGTATTGGTCCTCTTTTTAGTGAAAAAGAAGTTAGGGATTTTTATTCTGTACATCCCCTTTATCTCTAAGTTGAAATAA
- the rfbB gene encoding dTDP-glucose 4,6-dehydratase — translation MKSILVTGGAGFIGANFVPYFVEKYSDYRVINLDKLTYAGDLANLKEIEEGDRYKFVEGDICNRDLIEFLFREYDIRGVVHFAAESHVDNSITGPEAFVRTNVNGTFTLIDVARNYWMDAPFAFKEGYEDCRFHHISTDEVYGTLGETGLFTETTPYAPNSPYSASKAASDLIVRSYFHTYGMDVVTTNCSNNYGPKQHKEKLIPTIIRKALALEPIPIYGDGKNIRDWLYVLDHCKGIDLVYHTGQSGETYNIGGRNERNNLEICDTICRALDASQPREDGKSYKDLITFVKDRPGHDRRYAIDATRLENELGWKADESFDTGIVKTIDWYLNNKESILTPTAQ, via the coding sequence ATGAAATCGATATTAGTAACTGGAGGAGCAGGATTTATTGGAGCTAACTTCGTTCCTTATTTTGTTGAAAAATATTCTGATTACAGAGTTATAAACCTTGACAAACTTACCTATGCGGGTGATTTGGCAAACCTTAAAGAGATAGAGGAGGGTGATCGCTACAAGTTTGTAGAAGGAGATATTTGTAACAGAGATCTAATCGAGTTTTTATTTAGAGAATACGATATTAGAGGCGTTGTCCATTTTGCCGCAGAGTCTCATGTAGATAATTCTATTACTGGTCCAGAAGCGTTTGTAAGAACGAATGTGAATGGAACATTTACGTTGATAGATGTAGCTAGGAACTACTGGATGGATGCCCCTTTTGCCTTCAAAGAAGGGTACGAAGATTGCCGCTTCCACCATATTTCAACTGATGAAGTATATGGTACTTTAGGCGAAACGGGTTTGTTTACCGAAACTACTCCATATGCCCCAAACAGTCCTTATAGCGCTTCGAAAGCAGCGAGTGATTTGATTGTAAGAAGTTATTTTCATACGTATGGAATGGATGTGGTAACAACCAACTGTTCTAATAACTACGGACCTAAGCAGCATAAAGAAAAATTGATTCCTACCATTATCCGTAAGGCTTTGGCTCTAGAGCCTATTCCAATTTATGGAGATGGAAAAAATATCCGTGATTGGTTGTATGTACTTGATCACTGCAAAGGAATCGACTTGGTTTACCATACAGGTCAGAGTGGTGAAACGTACAACATAGGTGGCCGTAACGAGAGAAATAACCTTGAGATCTGCGATACTATTTGCCGCGCCCTAGATGCTAGCCAGCCAAGGGAAGATGGAAAGTCTTATAAAGATTTGATCACATTTGTGAAAGATCGTCCTGGACATGACAGGAGGTATGCTATTGATGCTACTAGGCTCGAAAATGAGCTGGGTTGGAAAGCCGATGAGAGTTTCGATACAGGTATTGTGAAAACGATTGATTGGTACCTTAATAATAAAGAATCAATTCTAACCCCAACTGCTCAATAG
- the rfbD gene encoding dTDP-4-dehydrorhamnose reductase, protein MSVILVTGANGQLGSELQLLSKSNKDTWVFSDVDTLDITNLEAVLKAFADKKVEFCINCAAYTNVDKAEVDEAMAYKINELGAENLAKGAAQNGAAFIQVSTDFVFKGDDFMPISESHVTNPISVYGKSKLAGEEAALENNPKTVIVRTSWLYSTFGANFVKTMIRFGKERELLRVISDQVGTPTYARDLASAILAIIEKIQNPEKGAEYDGIYHFSNEGVASWYDFAHAIFELSGATAKLEAIPTTEYPTPAERPHYSVMKKQKIKDTFGIQIPHWRDSLKACMAELEK, encoded by the coding sequence ATGTCTGTAATTTTAGTAACAGGAGCTAACGGTCAGTTAGGGAGTGAGTTGCAGCTTCTTTCAAAAAGCAACAAAGATACATGGGTGTTTTCAGATGTTGATACCCTTGATATTACTAATTTAGAAGCTGTTCTTAAGGCGTTTGCTGATAAAAAAGTTGAATTTTGTATCAATTGTGCGGCTTATACTAATGTAGATAAAGCTGAGGTGGATGAAGCTATGGCGTATAAGATAAATGAACTTGGCGCTGAGAATTTAGCAAAAGGAGCTGCTCAAAATGGAGCGGCATTTATTCAGGTTTCAACAGATTTTGTGTTTAAGGGTGATGACTTTATGCCAATATCTGAAAGCCATGTGACAAACCCGATATCGGTTTATGGAAAAAGTAAACTAGCCGGTGAAGAAGCTGCATTGGAAAATAACCCAAAAACGGTGATAGTTCGTACCTCATGGTTATACTCCACATTTGGGGCGAACTTTGTAAAAACAATGATCCGCTTCGGAAAGGAAAGGGAGTTGTTGAGGGTTATTTCTGACCAAGTAGGAACTCCTACTTACGCAAGAGACCTTGCTTCGGCAATACTTGCCATCATAGAGAAAATCCAAAATCCTGAAAAGGGAGCAGAGTATGATGGGATTTACCACTTTAGCAATGAAGGTGTCGCTTCTTGGTACGATTTTGCCCATGCAATATTTGAGCTATCAGGAGCAACGGCAAAATTGGAGGCAATCCCTACTACAGAATACCCCACCCCAGCTGAAAGGCCACACTATAGCGTGATGAAAAAGCAAAAAATAAAGGATACGTTTGGTATTCAAATCCCACACTGGAGGGATAGCTTGAAAGCGTGCATGGCTGAGTTGGAAAAGTAA